CCAAGGCTTCAGGGTTGTCTCGGTCCACGATGGAGACGATGCTATGTCCCCTTTGGAGAGCGATCTTCTCGATCTCATGCCCCATCTTTCCGTATCCTATAAGTGCTATTTTCATTGGGATATAACTATTTGCCTTCCCCACTTGTGGGTCTTGCAAAGATAGTCATTCTCACTCAAAGCGATACCCCTGCAAGGTCTTTCTCCGACAAGATGAGGTCATCGAGTGAATAGTATCGGGACAGTAGTTCTGCCACAGACGTGTAGTGATAGGTCTCTTCGCTCTCGGGGTGATAGTTCTCATCCACCTTGTACTGGAGCACCGTGTTCGGGTCGAGGGCAAGGAAGCCATGCGCGTATCCGGCAGGGATATAAAGGGCTTGTCCCGAGTGGGCTCCGAGCGAGATTGCTATGCTCTTGCCGTAGGTCGGTGATGAGGGGTTGACGTCGAGGACGAAGTCGATGATCCTGCCTGAGAGAACACGTACGAGTTTGCTCTGTGCATGGGGCGCACGCTGGAGATGCATGCCTCTGAACACCCCTCGATGAGAGACCGAGACATTGTCCTGTACAAATGGTTTTTGACCGGCCTTGCCGATGGGTGAGTCGATCCAGCATTTTTGGTTGAACGACTCATAGAAGCAGCCTCTACTGTCCTTATATACGGGGGCTTCCAAGAGCAATACTCCGGGTAGATCAAGTTCGGTGACAACCATGGCAGATGTTATTTTTGAGATGAAGACTTGACCCTGTCGAGATAACAACATCGACATAAGGGTGCATACTCACCGATCTCTCCGAGGAGTACCTGATCATCACCCTCGACGAGACGGAATGAATAATTGGCCGGAGCACCACAAGACACACAGACAGCATGTACCTTCGTCACCGAGTCGGCGATGGAGATGAGCGCAGGCATGGGTGCAAAGGGGCGACGCATGAAGTCCATGTCCAGTCCCGAGATCACGACACGGATGCCATCGTCGGCCAAGGCTTGACAGACATCGACGATGCCGCTGTCGAAAAATTGTGCTTCGTCGATCCCCACGACATCCACATCCGAAGCCATGAGTACGATGTTGCTCGAATGCGCCACGGGAGTGCAGGATATGGCCTTGCGATCATGGCTGACGACATCAGAAGCCGAGTATCTGTTGTCCGTCTCAGGCTTGAATACCTCTACCCTCATCTTGGCGATGGTAGCACGCTTGAGACGGCGCATGAGCTCCTCCGTCTTCCCCGAAAACATCGAGCCACAGATCACCTCTATACTTCCACGAGGTTTGGAGAGGAGTCTGAGGTTTTCGGCCTC
This is a stretch of genomic DNA from Porphyromonas cangingivalis. It encodes these proteins:
- the rfbC gene encoding dTDP-4-dehydrorhamnose 3,5-epimerase → MVVTELDLPGVLLLEAPVYKDSRGCFYESFNQKCWIDSPIGKAGQKPFVQDNVSVSHRGVFRGMHLQRAPHAQSKLVRVLSGRIIDFVLDVNPSSPTYGKSIAISLGAHSGQALYIPAGYAHGFLALDPNTVLQYKVDENYHPESEETYHYTSVAELLSRYYSLDDLILSEKDLAGVSL
- a CDS encoding thymidine kinase: MTQDHAIEAENLRLLSKPRGSIEVICGSMFSGKTEELMRRLKRATIAKMRVEVFKPETDNRYSASDVVSHDRKAISCTPVAHSSNIVLMASDVDVVGIDEAQFFDSGIVDVCQALADDGIRVVISGLDMDFMRRPFAPMPALISIADSVTKVHAVCVSCGAPANYSFRLVEGDDQVLLGEIGEYAPLCRCCYLDRVKSSSQK